The genomic window TTGTGCCTACATGTCGACTGCACGAACTTGACAAAAACCATGTGATCAAAGTTGCATTCAAGTCGCTGCTGTTGCTTCTCACCAACTGCACCATGTGGCCATCGTCTGGCTAGTGGGAGGAACTATAGGCACTatctgtcaaccaatcattaggatGTTTTTAGTTGACCCACGTGAACGTGACCAAAGACGTGACTGAAACAGAAACCAACTTTGCTGCGATTCTAAAGCTATAGGGGATACTATGATATTTGAGACCTCTCTCTAACCAATTAATTGCACACGTTAtgttttcagtttgtgagtgtgtgatgaGGGTATAGAAAAGTTTATTTCGACTTTTATAAAGAAAAACTTGTATATACAATAGCAGGTATGTTgacactgccatgttgatctgagcctttCTTTTGGAAAACCATtactagggccgggacgatactcgttagtatcgtggcaaggaaacaaagcaCAAAGCAgttttaacttctttaggaaagcAGCCCTATAGTTGGAAACAAACAGcattgtcatccagagtcacatttatttattttccaagctagaacacaatattttacatacagcaggtttttaaagaaCCAAAGAATTTAGTCTGCTTCGTGTTTGAATTTTTAGTTAGACTTCCTACTCAAACACACCCAATCAATCAATAACCATACAGGTGTCACATCCAaattacctggtaccccgtgtatatagccaagttatcgttaatcATTGTGTATTttttccttgtgttattatgttttctatttttctctctgcattgttggaaagggcccgtaagtaagcatttcactgttagtttacacctgttgtttaggatgcatgtgacaaataacattttatttgaattaAGACAGCATGCCCGCTTCAGCAGTGGAAGGGGAAAAACTGCCACATGGCTATTTACATATCTGCCTGTCTTTCATGTTAAGACAAGATGTGTGGGGTGTTTGTTCATGCAAGGATCTGGGATAGACtaggcatttacattttagtaatttagcagatgctcttatccagagcgacttacagttagtgagtgcataaattttcatactggccccccgtgggaaacgaacccacaaccctggtgttgcaagcgccatgctctaccaactgagctacaggggactactagGCCTGTCTGTATGTTCTCAGAGTAAAACTGAGATTGAGAAAAATCTGTCAAATGGATACAATTGTCTATCTGCGTGTTTTAGTTAGATATAAGATATATacgtctgtatctatgtaatgtttttgcaccatgtactttcgggaccacaatggaaataagtcacTGACTTTATTTTGCTATCCCTGTTACGTTTTGAAAATgaatgtagtgtgtgtatgtattttgtTTAACTGGCTAATGAAAACAATCAATCAAATTACATTATCCGAAAAGGTGTACTCGAAGAATCTTCGAATATCCCTGACACAAAAAGTACAGGTACCTGCGAGAAGTCAACCAACGCGTGCAAGTCGGTACTAAAGAACCGCATCCCATCGCCGCTAGAGGGCGACTGTAGGTTGACTGTTGTGGAATACACCATGCACTTATATGAAGCAAAACAGTAAATATTTTACTTTTGAAAACTAAATATCAAATAATAAATGCACAAGCACTCCTGCATGGATTAGCCTAGAACACAAGTATTGACAAACACCGTGAGAGACGTGTCAAATACAAGTTAAAAGAACAAGTTCAGCTTTTCCTTGTTTTAACAGTATCTTATTAAATCGGTTGTTTGCATTGACGCGGACAACAGAGATGGTAGAATAATCAATTGTTTTAATGAAAACAATGTGTTCTGCACAGAAAGGTCGAATTTACgtgtgttttaatcaaactaAGATCACGATATAACGTTTTCGCCTCGACGCTGGTTCAACACTATATTTTGGTCAAATAAATGATTTGTTTGACTGAAATAAACGAATGGGAAGTAAACAATAAAGTGTGCTGTTCGACATCTGTCAGTTTACGTTCCCAAGTTTAAACCTCGAATTTATTCGACCATAAATAAAGTGTTCGTGCGCCCATGATTAGCATTCGTCTTATACAAAATGGCGGAGCATAGGAAGAGGCCACCAACACGTTAAAACTATGTAAATGACTCAAgttatttattaaaacacataatgCAGAGACTTGTCTGTCAAATAAAACCAAATATATACCCTGCAATTTCATATGTTAGTGTTTTCCCTCATCATGGCCATTTTCTTTACTTTCCCCTTGTCTCGGAATGTCAGCCAGCTAGCTaccagctagcttgctaactgCTTCTGGCTAGCAAAGCGTCACTACGATTCAATTCAAACGGGTAGCTAGACGGCTAGGAACTGGGACTAGCATTGTGGCTTGGTGTAGCGAAGTAAGGACAACCAGTAATAAATAAGTTTCCAGGTTTTGAACGTTAGAAAATGCTTAGGAACGGACTTCTACAATAgttggaataaataaataaataaccgcCTATACACTGCGTTATTTGTTCAAGGCTAAACTATAGAATTGCTTTCTTTTAATTTCTTCAATAGAAACTTGACTCTCCGATTTATCTTTACGGTTTTAAATCACAGTACAAATAATAAGAACCCGTGCAAACTATAAAACGAACGATGCTTTACCGATTACTGTTGTTATTTGCAACATGTAATGTATAACGGCGATTATATTGTTTGAAAATTATGGAACTCACCTCGTTTCTGTTTTAACTCTTATTTTGAGCTGGATAGTGGATGCAACACGCATGCGCTCAATGAACGCTGCCTGACAACTTTGGATCTCGGTAAACTTGAGCACACAACTATTGATGGTCGATAGGTACAGCAAGACGGACGCTTAGAGTGGACATATAGTTTATTAAATATTGTATTCATGCCTTGGGACTAGTCTTTCTCCCTCGTGTATTTTCAGAATCTCAGAGAGCATCAAATCGGAGCGCAGGGGCGTGCAGCGTCTGTTTGGCGTGGCGCGCGATTTCCATTGTGGTCATGTCACTGTATGCCGTCAATAACTGTTTACGTCACCACCAGTCAATATTGGCCCCATATGTTAAAAGAAAGTTTGACAGTAGACTAATCATAAACCCAACTTCTAGCTGTTTTATGAACGTGGCCACACTTCCTACCAGTAATTCAGCTAAAAAGTAAGAGCGGTCAAGCCTAGACGCCAAATAGACCTACAGTAGTTAGACCGTAGTATTGATTCCAACAAGGCCTATAGGCTATCAGCTCTTATCGGTTTTAAATTGTAAAACATGATGCCTTTTCATGTTTGTTATCCATGCCCAATCAGACCAGACGTCCGGAATAGAAGCTCTCTGACTTTGCTATTTTAAGGGTTAATTAATAAGACATTCCTACTGTTCTTATTACAAGTGAAATGTTGGACTGGAGAGCCTACTGTAGTCTATTTGGCATTATAAAATGCAGGCCTTCAATGGGAGTGTGTCGCCTATAAATAAGCCTGCTGTTTCCTGTCGCTACCGCTAGATGACAGTATAATGCTGTTTTCTGACGGATTACAGTGTAACATCTCAGTTTCCCAGTCACAAACATTTTTCTCAACATCAGAAGAACGACAGATGCAAACCATGAGATGGCCTTCAGGGATAAAGTGGCCGACACGAGGGTAAGAGGACTGTTTACTCGGATTTGACACAGAAAAATCTGATTACGTGCCATCCGGGCAGCCGTGGGTCAGATATGGACGCTGTTATAATAAAATACGAAATCATCAGTTGTCGTTGTTGGCGACTATAAAGCAAAAGATATCAGCCTATCATTCCTATTCAGCGACTGGTATTTCATTTATCGTGAATGGCAAATGCAACAGATGATGATCACTCAGTCTGTGCAAATGAAGGTCTTCTGTCCTTTGCTGCTCCCCCGCAGTGCGCATCCCCTGCAGAGCCTGTTGGAGTTCTGCCATGGGAGCTTTTACACCTGCTAAATGATCCACGGTTCAGTTGACAGTGCTGTCACGGCTTTGCTACTGTGTCTGGGTGGCTGATTTGAGTATAGCCTAGGTCTATGATATGTGATAtattactctctctttctctcgatctctctccctCAGACCGTGCTTGTGCACCTGCTGCTGTGCATCGTCATATTCTACTCTCTCTACTACATGATTGGGAGTGTGTGTTTCGGCGCGTTCAGGTGCGACACttttcttttcctctctctgcgTGCACGTGTGGTTATTGGGTAAGTGACCTTGCTGGAACGGTGAGCCGTCCTCACGCGGCTTCTATAAACCTGGTGCCAGGTgacagaagagagggggagagattcGTGGAATCCACAGCATCTATTGGTCTGTTTTCATTGATTGGAATGACAGTCAGTTTCAACCACCCTGGTTCTGTCCTAGCTCCTCCTTTTTAATATcctatgtgtttgtttgttttatctGCTGTTCTTCTGTTTGCATTCAGGTTGGATCACTTCGATGGACTTATTCCCTTTGACTTTAAGACTGAACCAACCAATTTGGAGTCCAACTCCAAATACCTGGGTGAGCGAAGATGTGTATggtagtgtttgtgtgtcagcaggtagcctagcagttaagagcattatgccagtaaccaaaaggtcactggttcgaatccctgagctgactaggtgaaaaattggtcgatttgagcaaggcacttaaccctaattgctcatgtaagtcgctctggataaaagcgtctgctaaatgcctaaaagtttttttttaaaggtgtctGCGCGTGCGCATGTCCTCTACAAATGGTTAATGACTTATACTGTTGTTCCAGTGAACCTGCTGTCCATGGAGTTGACCTATTTCTGCAGTGGTCTGCTGTTTGCTGCCGTGGTGAGGAGATGGGTCTGGGACTACGCTCTCACCGTCACACTACTGCACGTACTGCTCACCAGCCTGggtgaggcacacacacacacacagagaaatacaTACACATGCCtgaactcactcactcacacacacacacacaccctggcttAACTCAGAATAATCTCTCGCTGGCAGAGGTGAGTGCTCAGGGCCAGCTTTGATGACATCAGCACAGGACGGGAAGTGGGGTTAGAGTTGAGAAGCAGTTGGGGCCAAAACAAGGCACATATATTGACCCTATCCCTTGGTCTTCTTTAATTCCCCTTCGTCATGTGTAAGGACTGGATTGGATAGGTCTAGCTCTAAAGCAATACGATGTACACTTCACTTACCTTAGTTCTGTGTGGTATATTACCTGTTTGTAATGTGTGTTTGTAATGTGTGTTTGTAAtgtgtgtttgtactgtgtgtttgtaatgtgtgtgtttcagtgatgCTGGAGTTTCCCTTGGTATGGCAGTGGTGGCTGGCCCTTGGTAAGATCTACCTCACCCTCACTTCACCTCACCCACAGAAACCTTCTGAGGAGTTATAGACTAGTAATTGATTATGTCTCTTCTTTATTaatggttttgtgtgtgtgtgtgtgtgtgtggttgtgtgttttgTTTGAAGGCAGCGGGTTGTTTCTGATGATCTGCAACGGTCAGCTGATAGCTTACTTCACCTGCCAGAGTGACCAGAGTTACCCAACCTTCAATAGCtactgagtacacacacacacacacacacacacagagaccagagTTCTTTGCTGTGAGTCAGGTGGAAATGGAGGGAAACCAAATGTTCCTGTTGCCTTGGTTACCTGTTTGATTGTTGCACTTCGTTTCTGTTGTTTCTGTATTATATTTCTATGGACCGGTTTCCCAGACACCAATTAAGCCAAGTGATTCTCCACTGAGCAAGCTTTTGAGTCCAGGAAACCGCTCTTATATGTAATATCTGTGTTCTGTATGAATGTTAATCATGTCATTTATTATCTTAGACCTATTAAACCAGCTGTAACCTCACACACCTGGACTggctccatacacacacacacacacacacacacacacacacacacacacacacacacacctgttttaccatccttgtggggaccaaacaggtgattcccattcaaaattatattttccctaaccataaatctaacccttaccttaaccctaacccttaaacctaaccctaattctaaccctaaccctaaaatagcctttttcgtGGTGGGGACAGGCGAAATGTCCCAAACTTTtctgaattttccttgttttaatatccttgtgaggacttctggtcacacacacacacaccctaaccccaacccttaccctagccctaATCTTATgttgtttttaaaatatatatttgttgtaTTCTATTGTTTTATGGACAGTGATAGTACCACTGATAGTTGGAGTGTAGAGGGGAGGCAGATACAGAAGAAGACAGGGAGGAAGGGCTGAGACGGGATTCGTACCCATGTCGCCAGGGGTGTATGTGTTCCATAGTCTGAGGGGTTACCACTAGGCCAGACTTTGACATCTTAtagtcaaccctaaccctaaccttggtTTATCCTACTTTTCTCTTTGGACCCGTAAGGTGCTGAAGATTGGCTCCGCCTTGTTCTCCCTTTGACCCAAGGTGCAGGAGGCCGACTCCAGGTAGCTCCAGCTCAATGTAACCACTGGTTCTAACCCTGCCTGAGCCTCAGTTCTCTGTGAGACATAAACAATCTGATACATGATAGGAAAATGCACTTTAATTTATTGAAAACACAAATAATAGCAGAATGAAATCAGGGCTCCGTGACACCAACCTCAGCCGAAGGCATATAGGAGAACCCTGGGAAGGCTCCATTGGCCGACATGTCACTCAAAACAAGGGAGGCGGGGACTGGAAGAAGCGTGAACTCAGCGTCAAAATACCGCACATCACATGGACcagactgaaagagagagggagggaacgagTGATCAGACACACATTCAGGTAGACACAGATCCTGCCCAAAGTCAAACTGACCCATAGCCCCCATAAAACACACTCactaactctctctcacacacacacatacatacatacacacacacatacactcaccagGTTGGGAATGAATGGGGGAGGGACTTTCCTGGCTAGCAGGTCATCCCAGTTGATGGACAGGAAGAAGGAGTGGCCCTGCAGTTCGGCCTACAAACAAAGTGAGACAACACAGCATTAATATAatttataagtcgctctggataagagcgtctgctaaatgacttaaatgtaaatgtatgggtgcacgtgtgtgtggtcttgcatgtacagtgcattcggaaagtattcagaccccttctctttttccacattttgttacgctacagccttattctaaaatggattaaatatatttttttcgtcatcaatctacacacaataccccataatgacaaagcgaaaaacaggtttttagaaatgtttgcaaatgtattaaagatacaaacttatttacataagtattcagaccctttgctatgagactcgaaattgagctcaggtgcatcctgtttccattgctcatccttgagatgtttctacaacttgattgaaatccacctgtggtaaattcaatttgattggacatgatttggaaaggcacacacctgtctataaaaggtcccacagttgacagtgcatgtcagagcaaaaaccaagccatgaggttttgtcaatagagctcagagacaggattgtgtcaaggcacagatctggggaagggtaccaaaaatgttctgcagcattgaaggtccccaacaacacagtggcctccatcattcttaaatggaagacgtttggaaccaccaagactcttccaagagctctTCCCagccaaacagagcaatcgggggagaagggccttggtcagggaggtgaccaagaacctgatcaatcaatcaatcaattttattttatatagcccttcgtacatcagctaatatctcgaagtgctgtacagaaacccagcctaaaaccccaaacagctagtaatgcaggtgtagaagcacggtggctaggaaaaactcccaagaaaggccaaaacctaggaagaaacctagagaggaaccaggctatgaggggtggccagttctcttctggctgtgccgggtggagattataacagaaccatgccaagatgttcaaaaatgttcataagtgacaagcatggtcaaataataatcaggaataaatctcagttggcttttcatagccgat from Coregonus clupeaformis isolate EN_2021a chromosome 17, ASM2061545v1, whole genome shotgun sequence includes these protein-coding regions:
- the LOC121542421 gene encoding transmembrane protein 244-like isoform X3; translated protein: MAFRDKVADTRTVLVHLLLCIVIFYSLYYMIGSVCFGAFRCDTFLFLSLRARVVIGLDHFDGLIPFDFKTEPTNLESNSKYLVNLLSMELTYFCSGLLFAAVVRRWVWDYALTVTLLHVLLTSLVMLEFPLVWQWWLALAGCF
- the LOC121542421 gene encoding transmembrane protein 244-like isoform X2, whose amino-acid sequence is MAFRDKVADTRTVLVHLLLCIVIFYSLYYMIGSVCFGAFRLDHFDGLIPFDFKTEPTNLESNSKYLVNLLSMELTYFCSGLLFAAVVRRWVWDYALTVTLLHVLLTSLVMLEFPLVWQWWLALGSGLFLMICNGQLIAYFTCQSDQSYPTFNSY
- the LOC121542421 gene encoding transmembrane protein 244-like isoform X4, which encodes MQTMRWPSGIKWPTRGLDHFDGLIPFDFKTEPTNLESNSKYLVNLLSMELTYFCSGLLFAAVVRRWVWDYALTVTLLHVLLTSLVMLEFPLVWQWWLALGSGLFLMICNGQLIAYFTCQSDQSYPTFNSY
- the LOC121542421 gene encoding transmembrane protein 244-like isoform X1; its protein translation is MAFRDKVADTRTVLVHLLLCIVIFYSLYYMIGSVCFGAFRCDTFLFLSLRARVVIGLDHFDGLIPFDFKTEPTNLESNSKYLVNLLSMELTYFCSGLLFAAVVRRWVWDYALTVTLLHVLLTSLVMLEFPLVWQWWLALGSGLFLMICNGQLIAYFTCQSDQSYPTFNSY